From the Streptomyces sp. NBC_01216 genome, the window CGGCTCCCCAGGCTCGCGCCTGACGGGGACTCGGCGATGGCTGTCCGATTGCCGCGGGTGCGACGGGTGCAACGGGCGGACAGCCGGATCGAAGCTAAGCGGACCGTCTTTCAATCACCAAACAGACACGCTTGTTTGTAAGACATGCCACAGGGCATACGATCACCCAATCCTGCAATTCGGACATAGCGAAGGACCCCGGCATACCGCTGCGCCGAGGTCCTCCCGCCCGGGATGCCGGTGCCCCGGCCGCCCCAATCAGCCGCTGACGACCGTCACTTCACCGATGCCGAGCGCGCGCACCGGCTCCGCGATCTCGGCGGCGTCACCCACCAGGACGGTGACCAGGCGGTCCACCGGGAAGGCGCTGACGACCGCGGCCGTCGCCTCGACCGTGCCCGTCTCCGCGAGCCGCGCGTACAACTGCGCCTGGAAATCGTCCGGAAGGTGCTGCTCGACCTGGTCCGCGAGCGTCGCTGCGACGGAGGCAGCCGTCTCGTACTTGAGAGGCGCCACGCCCACCAGGTTCTGCACGGCCACGTCCCGCTCGGCGTCCGTCAGCCCGTCGGCGGCCAGGGTGCGCAGCACCTGCCACAGGTCGTCGAGCGCCGGTCCGGTGTGGGGAGTGTCGACGGATCCGCTGATGGCGAGCATCGAGGCACCGTGACCCGCGCCGTCGGAGCGCAGCACCTGGCCGAAGGCACGAACGCCGTAGGTGTAGCCCTTCTCCTCACGCAGGACACGGTCCAGGCGGGAGGTGAGGGTGCCGCCGAGGCAGTAGGTGCCGAGCACCTGGGCCGGCCACACACGGTCGTGCCGGTCGGCGCCGACGCGGCCGATCAGCAGCTGCGTCTGGACGGCTCCGGGGCGGTCCACGATGACCACGCGGCCCGTGTCGTCGGCCGTGATCGGCGGCATCGGGCGGGCCTCGGCCGTGTCGCCCGTCCAGGCGCCCAGCGTCTCGGCGAGGATCTTGTCGAGGTCCACGTCGGTGAGGTCGCCGACGATCACGGCGGTGGCCGTGGCGGGCCTCACGTACGCCGTGTAGAAGGCGCGGACCGCGGCGGCGTCGATC encodes:
- a CDS encoding M16 family metallopeptidase; translation: MEFHPQPQPGDARPWAFPAPDRGALDNGLTVLRCPRPGQQVVAVEIFLDAPLDAEPEGLDGVATIMARALSEGTDKHSAEEFAAELERCGATLDAHADHPGVRVSLEVPVSRLPKALGLVAEALIAPAFVETEIERLVRNRLDEIPHETANPGRRAAKQLSRELFPAGSRMSRPRQGTEETVAAIDAAAVRAFYTAYVRPATATAVIVGDLTDVDLDKILAETLGAWTGDTAEARPMPPITADDTGRVVIVDRPGAVQTQLLIGRVGADRHDRVWPAQVLGTYCLGGTLTSRLDRVLREEKGYTYGVRAFGQVLRSDGAGHGASMLAISGSVDTPHTGPALDDLWQVLRTLAADGLTDAERDVAVQNLVGVAPLKYETAASVAATLADQVEQHLPDDFQAQLYARLAETGTVEATAAVVSAFPVDRLVTVLVGDAAEIAEPVRALGIGEVTVVSG